From the genome of Lutzomyia longipalpis isolate SR_M1_2022 chromosome 2, ASM2433408v1, one region includes:
- the LOC129788808 gene encoding FERM domain-containing protein 3 isoform X2, with protein sequence MLYQQLKRDLIHGRLYCSAGEAAALGALIVQEELGDYDPECHVGDYVSSIRFSLRQTDTLERKVMELHQKREPGQEIRLVQDEFMQLARGLETYGVDPHPVKDHRGTQLYLGINFSGISTFAVGRRAQHFRWPEIHKINFEGKMFIAHLSYIDSNREQKKHTIGFKCPTGMACRYVWRCAIEQMLFFTLPNSQHASVVSGGGFFSWGTKFRYSGRTEREILSEALRQQQALANSSPSKRKANSVPATPSSPQGDLAEIRYSSLPRSTMSEPLGGCSDHLSSAYCTDTTLPLLETVSEESRKHSNIDVNSDLLSDYYYRDSFEHSSSESGLTLTESRLQRQFSTSDQAPAVVAHAVNHAAASAHLIHQQNATNMAKSAKKFSLIQAFVPSFIFVVLVLVLSTIFIIESDSEMFVGLKNWPEMVCLRYEYYQPLKDFLIKKIGSVF encoded by the exons atgctTTATCAGCAATTGAAGAGAGATCTCATTCATGGGAGACTCTACTGTTCAGCCGGGGAGGCTGCTGCTCTTGGGGCGCTCATTGTTCAAG AGGAACTCGGGGATTATGATCCAGAGTGCCATGTGGGGGACTATGTGTCGTCAATTCGTTTCTCACTACGACAGACGGATACGTTGGAGAGGAAGGTGATGGAGTTGCATCAGAAACGTGAACCAGGTCAGGAGATTCGTTTGGTGCAGGATGAATTTATGCAGTTGGCACGTGGTTTGGAGACATATGGGGTTGATCCGCATCCTGTGAAGGATCATCGTGGCACTCAACTCTACTTGGGCATTAATTTCAGTGGGATCAGTACATTTGCCGTGGGGCGACGGGCACAGCATTTTCGTTGGCCTGAGATTCACAAGATAAATTTCGAGGGGAAGATGTTTATTGCCCATTTGAGCTATATTGATTCAAATCGGGAACAGAAGAAGCACACAATTGGCTTTAAATGTCCAACTGGGATGGCGTGTCGCTACGTGTGGCGATGTGCCATTGAGCAGATGCTCTTCTTTACGCTGCCCAATAGTCAGCATGCGTCCGTTGTGAGTGGTGGCGGATTCTTTTCGTGGGGCACGAAATTTCGCTATTCCGGACGCACTGAGAGGGAGATTCTGAGTGAAGCGTTAAGGCAGCAACAGGCATTAGCTAATTCCAGCCCAAGCAAGAGGAAGGCCAATAGTGTTCCGGCAACGCCATCCAGTCCACAGGGGGATCTTGCTGAAATTa GGTACAGCAGTTTACCAAGATCGACAATGTCAGAACCTTTAGGGGGATGTTCTGATCATTTATCCTCAGCTTACTGCACGGATACAACCCTTCCACTCCTCGAGACGGTTTCTGAGGAATCTCGTAAGCATTCAa ACATTGACGTGAATAGTGATCTACTGTCTGACTACTACTACCGTGACTCCTTTGAGCATTCATCGTCAGAGAGTGGACTCACTTTAACGGAATCACGTTTGCAGCGTCAATTTAGCACTTCCGATCAGGCGCCAGCAGTTGTGGCGCATGCTGTAAATCACGCAGCTGCATCGGCGCATCTTATACATCAGCAAAATGCAACAAATATGGCAAAAAGTGCCAAGAAATTCTCCCTTATTCAGGCCTTTGTGCCATCATTCATCTTTGTCGTGCTCGTCCTTGTGCTCTCCACCATTTTTATCATTGAATCCGACTCGGAGATGTTTGTGGGGCTGAAAAATTGGCCCGAAATGGTGTGTCTGCGGTATGAGTACTATCAGCCCCTAAAGGATTTTCTCATTAAGAAAATTGGTTCGgttttctaa
- the LOC129788808 gene encoding FERM domain-containing protein 5 isoform X1, with protein sequence MFKSKNEGNIVYKCTVRLLEDADVLECEFHPNHKGKFLLDYVCEQLDITEKDYFGLRYVDITKQRHWLDLAKNIIKQVKDVDPVLFSLRVKFYPADPLRLTGNGKLMLYQQLKRDLIHGRLYCSAGEAAALGALIVQEELGDYDPECHVGDYVSSIRFSLRQTDTLERKVMELHQKREPGQEIRLVQDEFMQLARGLETYGVDPHPVKDHRGTQLYLGINFSGISTFAVGRRAQHFRWPEIHKINFEGKMFIAHLSYIDSNREQKKHTIGFKCPTGMACRYVWRCAIEQMLFFTLPNSQHASVVSGGGFFSWGTKFRYSGRTEREILSEALRQQQALANSSPSKRKANSVPATPSSPQGDLAEIRYSSLPRSTMSEPLGGCSDHLSSAYCTDTTLPLLETVSEESRKHSNIDVNSDLLSDYYYRDSFEHSSSESGLTLTESRLQRQFSTSDQAPAVVAHAVNHAAASAHLIHQQNATNMAKSAKKFSLIQAFVPSFIFVVLVLVLSTIFIIESDSEMFVGLKNWPEMVCLRYEYYQPLKDFLIKKIGSVF encoded by the exons ATGTTTAAGAGCAAAAACGAAGGAAATATCGTGTATAAATGCACTGTTCGCTTACTCGAAGACGCCGATGTTTTGGAATGTGAATTTCAC CCAAATCACAAGGGGAAGTTCCTCTTGGACTATGTTTGTGAGCAACTGGATATCACGGAGAAGGATTACTTTGGGCTACGTTATGTTGACATTACAAAACAGAGG CATTGGCTGgatttagccaaaaatatcataaagcAGGTCAAAG aCGTGGATCCAGTTCTATTCTCCCTGCGGGTGAAATTCTACCCAGCTGATCCACTACGACTGAcgggaaatggaaaattaatgctTTATCAGCAATTGAAGAGAGATCTCATTCATGGGAGACTCTACTGTTCAGCCGGGGAGGCTGCTGCTCTTGGGGCGCTCATTGTTCAAG AGGAACTCGGGGATTATGATCCAGAGTGCCATGTGGGGGACTATGTGTCGTCAATTCGTTTCTCACTACGACAGACGGATACGTTGGAGAGGAAGGTGATGGAGTTGCATCAGAAACGTGAACCAGGTCAGGAGATTCGTTTGGTGCAGGATGAATTTATGCAGTTGGCACGTGGTTTGGAGACATATGGGGTTGATCCGCATCCTGTGAAGGATCATCGTGGCACTCAACTCTACTTGGGCATTAATTTCAGTGGGATCAGTACATTTGCCGTGGGGCGACGGGCACAGCATTTTCGTTGGCCTGAGATTCACAAGATAAATTTCGAGGGGAAGATGTTTATTGCCCATTTGAGCTATATTGATTCAAATCGGGAACAGAAGAAGCACACAATTGGCTTTAAATGTCCAACTGGGATGGCGTGTCGCTACGTGTGGCGATGTGCCATTGAGCAGATGCTCTTCTTTACGCTGCCCAATAGTCAGCATGCGTCCGTTGTGAGTGGTGGCGGATTCTTTTCGTGGGGCACGAAATTTCGCTATTCCGGACGCACTGAGAGGGAGATTCTGAGTGAAGCGTTAAGGCAGCAACAGGCATTAGCTAATTCCAGCCCAAGCAAGAGGAAGGCCAATAGTGTTCCGGCAACGCCATCCAGTCCACAGGGGGATCTTGCTGAAATTa GGTACAGCAGTTTACCAAGATCGACAATGTCAGAACCTTTAGGGGGATGTTCTGATCATTTATCCTCAGCTTACTGCACGGATACAACCCTTCCACTCCTCGAGACGGTTTCTGAGGAATCTCGTAAGCATTCAa ACATTGACGTGAATAGTGATCTACTGTCTGACTACTACTACCGTGACTCCTTTGAGCATTCATCGTCAGAGAGTGGACTCACTTTAACGGAATCACGTTTGCAGCGTCAATTTAGCACTTCCGATCAGGCGCCAGCAGTTGTGGCGCATGCTGTAAATCACGCAGCTGCATCGGCGCATCTTATACATCAGCAAAATGCAACAAATATGGCAAAAAGTGCCAAGAAATTCTCCCTTATTCAGGCCTTTGTGCCATCATTCATCTTTGTCGTGCTCGTCCTTGTGCTCTCCACCATTTTTATCATTGAATCCGACTCGGAGATGTTTGTGGGGCTGAAAAATTGGCCCGAAATGGTGTGTCTGCGGTATGAGTACTATCAGCCCCTAAAGGATTTTCTCATTAAGAAAATTGGTTCGgttttctaa
- the LOC129788809 gene encoding uncharacterized protein LOC129788809: MPNLPNNMDNVTVTMIQRNLYVLNGYLDITKDINVPVALSMDVKRCTLDKTHCEDYDSLTITKLCGKLKDAKALWAPMIESIQPTPLCPVKHGIYRMTNATANLAVVSRLPLDGYRWVVRFTVHQDGDKKKILICLDAEVSITNQKRRHE; the protein is encoded by the coding sequence ATGCCCAATTTACCTAACAACATGGACAATGTAACCGTAACAATGATACAGAGAAACTTATACGTCCTCAATGGATACCTTGATATTACAAAGGATATAAACGTTCCTGTTGCCCTCTCAATGGACGTTAAACGCTGCACGCTCGATAAAACTCACTGTGAGGACTACGACAGCCTAACCATCACGAAGCTTTGTGGAAAGCTCAAAGATGCTAAAGCTCTTTGGGCCCCCATGATTGAATCAATACAACCCACACCACTCTGTCCGGTTAAACATGGAATCTATCGCATGACTAATGCTACGGCTAATCTAGCTGTTGTTTCCCGACTTCCACTTGACGGGTATCGCTGGGTTGTTCGCTTCACGGTTCATCAGGATGGggacaagaagaaaattctcatctgCTTGGATGCTGAAGTTTCCATTACAAATCAAAAGCGTCGTCATGAATGA